One Pseudoalteromonas sp. UG3-2 DNA window includes the following coding sequences:
- a CDS encoding EamA family transporter yields MSNKQLIFWLLIAMIAPTIWGSTYIVTTELLPADKPLVASVLRALPAGILLTLLGHTLPRGIWWLRVTVLGMLNIGGFFYCLFVAAYLLPGGVAALVMSCQPIIVMLLGALLLNDKLQVRHFVACLVGAIGIALLVLEPNMVLPTAGIVAGLAGAVSMATGIVLTKKWGKPTEVSLYTFTGWQLVVGGLALVPIALIQEGFPTTLTSNNIIGYTYLSLVGALLAYVLWFKAIEKLPVVTVSFISFASPLAATLLGFFILGEVLTASQIAGALVIVLAIAISQQQLFKKSPTVIAPTKTPQKV; encoded by the coding sequence ATGAGTAATAAACAACTTATCTTTTGGCTGCTCATTGCAATGATAGCCCCCACCATATGGGGCAGCACTTATATTGTTACTACCGAGCTTTTACCTGCTGATAAGCCCTTAGTCGCTTCAGTATTACGAGCTCTGCCTGCTGGCATTTTATTGACGCTACTGGGTCACACCTTACCGCGGGGAATATGGTGGCTGAGAGTCACAGTATTAGGAATGCTTAACATCGGCGGCTTCTTTTACTGCTTATTTGTTGCCGCGTATTTATTACCCGGAGGGGTGGCTGCTTTAGTGATGTCTTGCCAGCCTATCATCGTTATGCTGCTGGGCGCTTTACTATTAAATGACAAACTGCAAGTTCGCCACTTTGTTGCTTGCTTAGTGGGTGCCATCGGTATTGCGCTGTTAGTTCTTGAGCCAAACATGGTATTACCTACAGCAGGGATTGTTGCAGGCTTAGCTGGTGCAGTATCCATGGCCACTGGCATTGTGTTAACCAAAAAGTGGGGCAAACCCACTGAAGTCTCGCTGTATACCTTTACCGGCTGGCAGCTGGTGGTTGGGGGTCTTGCTTTAGTACCTATTGCACTCATACAAGAAGGCTTCCCGACCACCCTTACCAGCAATAATATTATTGGTTATACCTATTTGAGCTTGGTTGGCGCTTTACTTGCTTATGTGCTGTGGTTTAAAGCAATAGAGAAATTACCCGTGGTAACCGTTTCTTTTATTTCTTTTGCCAGCCCATTGGCCGCCACCTTGCTGGGTTTCTTTATTCTCGGTGAAGTCCTCACGGCCAGTCAAATCGCAGGGGCACTGGTGATCGTGTTAGCCATTGCTATTTCACAGCAACAGTTATTCAAAAAATCCCCAACGGTTATTGCCCCGACTAAAACTCCACAAAAAGTTTAA
- a CDS encoding alkene reductase encodes MKTLFDATQYGSIKVNNRFVMAPMSRNRATESGLATEMMATYYGQRASAGLIISEGIQPSQVGQGYMNSPGLHTRQQANSWQPVTDAVHQQGGKIVAQIMHCGRIGHPSLYPSAHQSVAPSAITAQGQTYTPDGLQDFAPPKALTYDEIQDTIADFVRSAQLAIAAGFDGIEIHAGNGFLLHQFLANNTNQRDDEYGGSIANRIRFTVEVVNAVAQAIGADKVGVRISPHNQFNDIAETDTLELYPELIKALPTDLAYLHIMEAATRSTSALIRSLWSGALIINPHNSWEDGPVTPDIATDVLQQDLGDGIGFGALFVANPDLVERAHIGASFNPVDESTFYGGGAKGYIDYPTLAQAKMSA; translated from the coding sequence ATGAAAACATTATTTGACGCAACTCAATATGGCAGTATCAAGGTAAACAATCGTTTTGTCATGGCACCCATGAGCCGTAATCGTGCCACAGAGTCAGGTCTGGCCACCGAGATGATGGCAACCTATTATGGTCAACGAGCCTCGGCTGGATTAATTATTTCAGAAGGGATCCAGCCCTCACAGGTAGGGCAAGGTTACATGAACTCGCCTGGCTTACACACTCGTCAACAAGCAAACAGCTGGCAGCCGGTCACCGATGCGGTACATCAACAAGGTGGCAAGATTGTTGCGCAGATTATGCATTGCGGCCGTATTGGTCACCCAAGCCTATACCCAAGTGCGCATCAATCGGTTGCACCATCAGCTATTACAGCTCAAGGACAAACGTACACTCCTGATGGCCTGCAAGATTTTGCGCCGCCAAAAGCACTCACTTATGATGAGATACAAGACACCATCGCCGACTTTGTGCGCTCCGCGCAACTTGCTATTGCGGCAGGGTTTGATGGTATTGAGATCCACGCTGGAAACGGCTTCTTGTTGCATCAATTTTTAGCCAACAACACCAACCAACGTGACGATGAATATGGCGGTAGCATCGCTAACCGCATTCGCTTCACCGTTGAAGTGGTCAACGCCGTTGCCCAGGCCATTGGTGCAGACAAAGTTGGTGTTCGTATTTCGCCGCACAACCAATTCAATGATATTGCCGAAACCGATACTCTTGAGTTGTACCCTGAATTAATCAAGGCGCTCCCTACTGATTTGGCCTACTTACATATCATGGAAGCGGCCACTCGTAGCACCAGCGCGTTGATCCGTTCATTATGGTCAGGCGCACTGATTATCAATCCGCACAATAGCTGGGAAGATGGCCCTGTTACCCCTGACATTGCCACCGATGTACTGCAGCAAGATTTAGGCGATGGTATCGGCTTTGGTGCTTTGTTTGTGGCCAACCCAGACTTAGTTGAGCGCGCCCACATCGGCGCAAGCTTTAACCCGGTGGATGAAAGTACTTTTTATGGTGGTGGAGCTAAAGGTTACATAGACTACCCCACTCTGGCACAAGCCAAAATGTCCGCTTAA
- a CDS encoding efflux RND transporter permease subunit, producing the protein MNSQHHIMDKFVTKPVLAIVLSAIICIAGLWSAWQITVLQFPKIASSSLVVSTNYVGASASTVKGFITDPIERISATVPGVDYVESATTSGSSKVTAYLKLNEDSAKALAELNARLGQVSYMLPQAAEDPVVSVERTDRPHALFYLNIENDGVALNQLTDYLSRQVTPVINGIEGVQRVAIEGSRTPALRVDLNSAKLDAFDLSADEVYHALANNNTIATLGFTETSKQRIDLVTNTQLKDLSEFKRLVIRQADNETIYLRDVASVRLGSEQPTVSARLDQQDTVYISVWPLPGANEIAIGDALYDLTAEINQTMPEGLSINYAYDGTLYMRDALNEIFITLIETIVLVGAVVLFMMGSFRSAAVPLITIPISILGAVAAMHLVGFSLNLLTVLAIVLSVGLVVDDAIVVVENVSRYIREGKSKLQAALESSRQLFVPIISMTLTLAMVYTPIGFLSGLTGVLFKEFAFTLAIAVCISGFVAVTLSPIMSAYVTPEGGKETKLTKQVNSGFDWIRERYKGVLSKTMLWRDQTLLAALLLSLLVVPFFMGSKKELAPVEDQSQIFVLVQSPPESSLNYNEDNMRAVVDNLLEIPGATQMWQNIFTNSAFGGVEFTSASQRDYTTMSLIPEVYGRLAQIPGINPLPILPPPLPTAGQFDVEMVVKSADSYQEMKPYADKLIGKAFASGQFLYADTDLKIDLPQIEIMLKRETIADLGMDLAHVSRQLGILLSNNYVNRFDARGKAYQVIPVVDGYVKADPSKLLSLQIKAQNGAMVPLSAIAEINWTTVPRQLSSFGQQNAFRIFGGIAPGATKESALAALERAAQEVLPPAYMIDYAGESREIRKQGNSLLGVMALSMLIVYLLLSVQFNSFRDPLVVLIGSVPLAMMGALALSYFEFTTMNIYSQVGLITLIGLIAKNGILIVEFANHLQLQGMSRTEAAISAAATRLRPVLMTTAATVLGHFPLMLVSGAGAEARNSIGIILVAGMMVGTLFTLFVLPAFYAKLATKRSKVVNSKDNRVLLPELA; encoded by the coding sequence ATGAACAGCCAACACCACATTATGGATAAATTTGTGACTAAGCCCGTATTAGCAATCGTGTTATCTGCCATTATCTGCATTGCAGGGCTATGGTCAGCATGGCAAATAACCGTGCTACAGTTTCCTAAAATTGCGAGTTCTTCACTGGTTGTCTCCACCAACTATGTTGGGGCATCGGCTAGTACGGTTAAAGGCTTTATCACCGATCCTATTGAGCGTATTAGCGCCACGGTACCTGGGGTTGATTACGTTGAGTCGGCAACCACGTCAGGTAGCAGTAAAGTCACGGCTTACTTAAAACTCAATGAAGACAGTGCTAAGGCATTAGCGGAACTCAACGCTCGGCTAGGGCAAGTCAGTTATATGTTACCCCAGGCGGCGGAAGATCCCGTGGTGTCTGTTGAGCGTACCGACAGACCGCATGCCTTATTTTATTTGAATATTGAAAATGATGGTGTGGCGTTAAATCAACTGACTGACTACCTATCACGTCAGGTTACACCAGTGATAAATGGTATTGAGGGTGTCCAGCGAGTGGCGATTGAAGGAAGTCGAACGCCTGCACTGCGCGTCGATCTGAACTCAGCAAAGCTGGATGCCTTTGACCTGAGCGCTGATGAGGTCTATCACGCGCTGGCAAACAACAATACCATTGCAACGTTAGGCTTTACTGAAACATCGAAGCAACGGATCGATCTGGTCACCAATACGCAACTAAAAGATTTAAGTGAGTTTAAACGTTTAGTAATTCGACAAGCTGACAACGAAACTATCTATTTACGCGATGTTGCTAGTGTTCGCCTGGGCTCTGAACAACCTACAGTGAGTGCCCGTTTAGATCAGCAGGATACGGTTTATATTTCGGTATGGCCACTGCCGGGAGCGAATGAGATCGCTATAGGAGATGCCCTATATGATCTCACTGCAGAAATAAACCAAACTATGCCTGAGGGGCTGAGTATTAACTATGCCTATGATGGCACGCTTTATATGCGTGATGCCTTAAATGAAATTTTTATCACCTTAATCGAGACCATTGTGCTGGTAGGTGCGGTGGTGTTATTTATGATGGGATCGTTTAGAAGTGCTGCGGTCCCCTTGATCACTATTCCCATCTCAATTTTAGGAGCTGTGGCAGCCATGCACTTAGTGGGGTTCTCTTTGAACTTATTGACGGTGTTGGCGATTGTGTTATCGGTAGGCTTGGTGGTAGACGATGCCATTGTGGTGGTGGAAAATGTGTCTCGCTACATCCGTGAAGGAAAATCAAAGCTGCAAGCTGCATTAGAAAGTTCTCGGCAGCTATTTGTGCCTATTATTTCTATGACCTTAACCTTGGCCATGGTGTACACCCCAATAGGCTTCCTTTCTGGACTAACGGGAGTGTTATTTAAAGAGTTTGCTTTTACACTCGCCATCGCTGTATGCATTTCTGGTTTCGTTGCGGTCACCTTATCTCCCATCATGAGTGCTTACGTCACCCCTGAAGGCGGTAAAGAGACCAAGTTGACTAAGCAAGTGAATAGTGGTTTTGATTGGATCCGTGAGCGCTATAAAGGTGTGCTAAGCAAAACAATGCTCTGGCGCGATCAAACCTTGTTGGCGGCGTTGCTGTTAAGTTTATTGGTTGTACCATTTTTTATGGGCTCTAAAAAAGAGTTAGCTCCGGTAGAGGATCAAAGCCAAATTTTTGTTTTGGTACAGTCGCCACCAGAATCGTCACTTAACTACAACGAAGACAACATGCGTGCTGTGGTTGACAACTTGCTGGAGATCCCAGGGGCGACGCAAATGTGGCAAAACATTTTTACTAACAGTGCGTTCGGTGGGGTTGAGTTTACCAGTGCTTCGCAACGTGACTATACCACCATGTCGTTGATCCCAGAGGTCTATGGTCGATTAGCACAAATTCCAGGTATTAATCCTTTGCCAATCTTACCTCCGCCGTTACCCACTGCTGGACAGTTCGATGTCGAGATGGTGGTGAAGTCGGCCGACAGCTACCAAGAGATGAAGCCTTATGCAGATAAACTCATAGGCAAAGCTTTTGCCAGTGGTCAGTTCTTATACGCAGATACGGATCTGAAAATCGATTTGCCGCAGATAGAAATCATGCTCAAGCGTGAGACGATAGCCGATCTGGGGATGGATCTTGCTCATGTTAGCCGTCAACTGGGCATTCTGTTGTCGAACAATTACGTCAATCGTTTTGATGCGCGTGGGAAAGCCTATCAAGTGATCCCCGTGGTGGATGGCTATGTCAAAGCCGATCCATCGAAACTTCTCAGTTTACAGATTAAAGCCCAAAACGGTGCCATGGTGCCCTTATCTGCCATTGCCGAAATAAATTGGACCACGGTGCCGCGGCAATTGAGTAGTTTTGGACAACAAAATGCGTTTCGTATTTTTGGTGGTATAGCCCCTGGGGCGACCAAAGAGTCTGCGTTAGCCGCGTTGGAGCGTGCCGCTCAAGAGGTGCTACCGCCCGCTTACATGATTGACTACGCGGGAGAGTCAAGGGAGATCCGCAAACAAGGCAACAGCTTACTTGGGGTGATGGCGCTTTCGATGCTGATTGTCTATTTGTTGCTGAGTGTGCAATTTAACAGCTTTCGTGACCCGCTTGTTGTCTTAATTGGCAGTGTGCCACTGGCGATGATGGGAGCGCTGGCGTTATCCTATTTTGAGTTCACCACCATGAATATTTACTCACAAGTTGGCCTTATTACGCTAATTGGACTCATTGCTAAAAATGGCATCTTAATCGTGGAATTTGCCAATCATCTCCAGTTGCAGGGGATGAGCCGTACGGAGGCTGCTATTTCTGCTGCCGCGACTCGTTTGCGTCCAGTGTTGATGACCACTGCAGCAACGGTTCTTGGTCACTTTCCTTTAATGTTGGTGAGTGGCGCAGGCGCGGAGGCGCGAAACAGTATTGGTATTATTCTCGTCGCTGGGATGATGGTAGGTACATTGTTTACCTTATTTGTGCTGCCAGCCTTTTACGCAAAGCTAGCGACAAAACGCTCTAAGGTTGTGAACTCAAAAGACAATCGTGTCTTACTCCCGGAGTTAGCATAA
- a CDS encoding efflux RND transporter periplasmic adaptor subunit produces the protein MKLLPWIVTVVIVTTLAAGSYALKGNIIAARAQSSSEQAATVEAMRVKTEAHQPYIEISGVLKAPQTIALVNEVPGKITKVHFASGDLVEAGSVLVEINHTEELAQLKSAKARVKQQHNTVARFKRLNKLGKLSEQQLEEAVTLLSQYRADVDLLQAKIDKKVITAPFTAYVGIHDLQVGQYLAANTELTQMVGLQQHMWVDFSVPQTYEELAINTPVRVSLIGNDNSEQLAYINSVEPEVSANTRQLKYRARIARNEELYANQLVKVRLPIGDVQQVISVPAMAIIKDQLGNYVYLLQEDEQGVLRAQRQQVELGERIADRVMIVKGLQGNPMIASSGAFKLRNGLKTFIAQPQQESVVMEETQQRGVSL, from the coding sequence ATGAAATTATTACCTTGGATTGTAACGGTGGTGATAGTCACCACCTTGGCTGCTGGGAGTTATGCCCTAAAAGGCAACATCATTGCAGCGCGGGCACAGTCGTCATCGGAGCAAGCGGCTACCGTTGAGGCGATGCGGGTTAAGACCGAGGCCCATCAACCTTATATTGAAATCAGTGGTGTGCTCAAAGCACCGCAGACGATTGCTTTAGTCAATGAAGTACCCGGAAAGATCACTAAAGTGCATTTTGCTTCAGGTGACTTGGTTGAAGCGGGTTCTGTGCTAGTAGAGATCAATCATACCGAGGAGCTAGCCCAGCTTAAATCGGCAAAAGCACGGGTTAAGCAACAGCACAATACTGTGGCTAGGTTTAAGCGATTAAATAAGCTTGGCAAGCTTAGTGAGCAGCAACTTGAAGAGGCCGTCACTTTGCTATCTCAGTATCGAGCCGATGTTGACTTATTGCAGGCAAAAATTGACAAAAAAGTGATCACAGCCCCATTTACGGCCTATGTCGGGATCCATGATTTGCAGGTGGGGCAGTATTTGGCTGCGAATACCGAGCTTACACAAATGGTCGGATTACAACAACACATGTGGGTGGACTTTTCGGTGCCACAAACGTATGAAGAACTTGCTATTAACACCCCAGTTCGAGTGTCTTTGATAGGCAATGACAATAGCGAACAATTAGCCTACATAAACTCAGTAGAACCTGAAGTTTCTGCTAATACTCGCCAGCTAAAGTACCGCGCACGGATTGCACGAAATGAGGAGCTGTATGCCAATCAGTTGGTCAAAGTCCGTTTGCCAATAGGCGATGTGCAGCAGGTAATATCGGTGCCTGCAATGGCGATTATAAAAGATCAATTGGGTAACTATGTCTACCTGTTGCAAGAAGATGAACAAGGCGTTTTACGGGCGCAACGTCAACAGGTGGAGCTTGGTGAACGCATCGCAGACCGAGTGATGATCGTCAAGGGTTTGCAGGGTAACCCCATGATTGCCAGCTCCGGTGCGTTTAAATTAAGAAATGGCTTGAAAACCTTTATTGCGCAACCGCAACAAGAGTCGGTGGTCATGGAAGAAACTCAGCAGCGCGGGGTGTCATTATGA